The window ATCATGTAATCAACCATAATCGTGTGAGGTGAACTAAATGAACTATATTCTTATCAATCCAGATGAAATGCGACATAATGTTTTAGGTTGTTACGGTAATGAAGCTGCCGTGACACCCCATATTGATCAATTAGCCCATGAGGGCACATTATTTGAAAATTGTTTTGTTCAAAATTCTGTTTGTACACCATCCCGAATAAGTTTTTTAACTGGCCTATACCCTCATAACCGAGGACATCGAACCCTGTGGCACACTTTAGGCCCTGATGAACCTAATCTCTTTAGAACCTTAAAGGAAAATGGCTATGCTATACATATTTGGGGCAAAAATGATGCATTTAGCCCAGAAGCTCTAGCGTTATGTGCCACAACCATCAATAAGCATCATGACATGAGCAACTACTCCTACCACAGCAAAAGGCGGAATCCATTAGGGGAATTAGGTGATAATAGCTTTTTATATGAGAATGAGCCGACAACCATTAAAGAAAACAAAGACTATGGATTTATCAAAGAGGCCATTAACTTTCTAAAGAGTAAGCCAGAAAATCCATTCTGTGTTTATCTTGCCTTGGATAACCCCCACCCGCCTTATAAAGTCAATGATGATTTTATCGATACCATTGACATGGACAAGATTCCTGAATTGATACCTTACATGAAAGACGGTACACCTGACTTTCATGGGTTAATTCGAGACTATAGGGGTCTTGACCAACTGGATAATGCCTATTTAAAAGAAATCATGAAAGTTTACTTGGGCATGACTACCATGGTGGATTGGATGGTTGGTCAACTCTTGCATGCCGTTGAAGCCTATGGTTACGACCAGAACACAACCATTATCTTTTTTAGCGACCATGGAGATTATGCTGGTGACTATGGCTTAGTGGAAAAATGGCCAAGTGGGTTTGAAGATGCTTTGCTGCATATACCTTTTATTGTGAAAGCTCCTGGTTATAAAAAAGGTAATGTGATGAAAGCACCTATTGAAACCTTTGACATGGTTGCCACCATCCTTGAATTATCCAATATCGACCCTCACTATAGCCACTTTTCTAAAAGCTTGGTACCACAGTTAGAAGGAGTAGAAGGGGATTTAGACAGGACCGTCTTTGCAGAAGGGGGCTATGATGAATCGGAGCCTCATTGCTTTGAAGGCTATGGCGTTGGACAGGATATACGGCTTGATGAAGATATGGATAACATCTATTACCCGAAAGTGCTTCAGCAGCAAGAAGTACGCGAAAGTGTCTGCCGTTCTGTGATGGCAAGAAACCTAAACTATAAACTTGTCAGGCGCTCTTCTGGAAAACACGCGTTTTATGACCTTCATAACGACCCTCAAGAGCTTCATAATGTGTATGGGGTGGAAGCTTACTGGCAACAACAGTATGCCTTAGAAAATAAACTGATGGACTGGTACTTAACCACTTCCGATACCGTGCCTTATGAGCGACAAATTCGTCATTTT is drawn from Vallitalea pronyensis and contains these coding sequences:
- a CDS encoding sulfatase-like hydrolase/transferase, translating into MNYILINPDEMRHNVLGCYGNEAAVTPHIDQLAHEGTLFENCFVQNSVCTPSRISFLTGLYPHNRGHRTLWHTLGPDEPNLFRTLKENGYAIHIWGKNDAFSPEALALCATTINKHHDMSNYSYHSKRRNPLGELGDNSFLYENEPTTIKENKDYGFIKEAINFLKSKPENPFCVYLALDNPHPPYKVNDDFIDTIDMDKIPELIPYMKDGTPDFHGLIRDYRGLDQLDNAYLKEIMKVYLGMTTMVDWMVGQLLHAVEAYGYDQNTTIIFFSDHGDYAGDYGLVEKWPSGFEDALLHIPFIVKAPGYKKGNVMKAPIETFDMVATILELSNIDPHYSHFSKSLVPQLEGVEGDLDRTVFAEGGYDESEPHCFEGYGVGQDIRLDEDMDNIYYPKVLQQQEVRESVCRSVMARNLNYKLVRRSSGKHAFYDLHNDPQELHNVYGVEAYWQQQYALENKLMDWYLTTSDTVPYERQIRHFDPAVSMALNKADNSF